AAAACAAcaactaagtaggtacctacctacttacatagGAAGGTGCATATGTATACAAAAGGTGTGTAGTTATTCGATTCGTAGCAAATTAGCAATATATGTAAGGTTAATCACTTGAAGACAAAGGTACTgttacaaaatcaataaaattggcAAAAATATCGATGTTGGGTATTGCGAATTGGGACGACCTCATTAGCCTCTATAATTATTTAACCAGacccagacctggaacaacaatttgtgcattaGTACACAACGTTGTTCCGCgttggaatcgaacccgcgacacgtggCGCAGTAAATGGTTGTCCAGCTAGtgtaccaaccgtgcagccaCTGCGCTAAATACAAAGAATTAAGAATTTTTAGAGAAGCGAGAAAAGAATACACGCTTTGTCCATCCGACTCATATAAGACAGTCTGCTGTATCTTTGTGGAAAGAGTAGGTAATTCATTACCTATTCGTGGCACTGAACTGATTTTCGAACCTTCGCACTCATATCACCAACTTGAGAGGCAGGCCTTAATCTCCGGGCTATCAAGACTATGATTTCATTAccattacctacctaccttaaTACCCGTTTTCACTAACCTCTCCTAATTTAAAGGTATGCCCAATCTAAGATTTCACTACCCAATCCATCCATTTGGCTGATAAATTGGTGACTAGACGCGGTCGATTAGCCATAACAAGAGTATACCGAAAGTACAAGGGGATGTACTCAAATCTAGCTAGTGATACAATTAACAGTACCAGAAGGGGTTACTTAAGCGTGATACAGCACGCtaagtgatttttagttaaggtTAAGTGTGATTGGTGAAAATTACCATAAGGCTAACGTAAATTATACTGAGATATAGGTACAAAAAAGTAAGAACCCGATTACTTTAATACCCAATCGGTCCATTTAGCTGATAAATTGGTGACCAGACGTGGTCGAGATACAGAATTCTGGACAAGCCTGATAAAAAAAGCATTAAACACACCTAGAGCACCACGACCCACATATTTAGAAACAGAAACGGCGGTTGTTAGGTAGATATAAGGGGATGAGCTTGTTTTCAAATCTAGCTAGACCTACGCGTTGCGGTTCTAATTTGCCATTGAGTTATGAGTTCAATTAGGATCACTTATCGCTTTCAAAAGTTAATGCGAAGTGGATGGTTCTGGTTTGATAGGAGTCCTAGATAAATATTCTCCCTCTCACCGCGAGGTTATACTGTAAAGCATTAACGGTCTCTGAAGCCACATAATAATGACTAATTGTAAGCCAAATAATGCTAGACTATAATCTGAACTAATTAGTTCAGGTATTTGGAAACTGCCCTTTTGATTTTCGTTatatatagaaatagaaataaacgTGAGCTTAATACCTATAatagcaattaatttaaaaaacttttataggttatgtaagtagataaacaagtattttataaaacggTAATACAAAAGATTAAGTACTAATTTCATAGTAAAACACTTATTTTTCTGTGGTAAAACTTCTATTGGTCGTTATGAAGTAAATTCAAACACGAAGATAGTGATTATCCATAAGGCATATATGTAATAAGTGTATATATTATAGAAATGTGTGAGAAtcgatgaaaaaaataatacaattgtgTTAAACTATGAATACTTTATTAGTAGTTTTAAGGCAGACAATTATTACACCTTGAAAGTCTTACAAATTgagacaaacatttttaaagtcaaaaagATAATACATAACTCTTTTAGTTTACTTAAATAtacaacaattaataaatacatgtgtaaatatttaatctgCCAAAATAACACTAACAATTTGCCAAGACTCTATTAACGACTTTATGTACTTAAATAGTAAGTTGTGCAATACATACTCATTCGTTTATAGTCATCACAGACACAATTGGCATAGTGATAtatatttaactaataaaacatttacttatGAGGAAAAGTGTATAAACCTTATTCTTAATAAATTATGCTTAACACGATTTTTTGTAAACCACCAGATGATAACATAGCCATTGAGTAAACAGTTCATTGGGAGTACCAGCAATTGTTTATCTTCATACCATTTAATTGTAGAGTGCATAAAACTACTTATGATACACAATATTGTGTAGGTACATTGAGGCATCATTATCTTTGAGGTAAATTTAAATAGTTAATGTAATTAGGCTTTGGAAATGTAGAATAGAAGTTAAATGAACTATgaaatagttaaatatttcattcagTGGTGGCTATATTAAAttagtaatatatgtatattagtaATAGTACATGCATAACAGTTTTACGAAGATAAAAATATGGAGGGAAGTAAACAAAGTGGTAACAATAACATACATAGTTATGTGTATAATAAgctaaataaaaagcaaattcAGTTTATCATTAGTTGATACAAGATAAATTGTGCCACAATGAGTTAACATTAACAACTTTATTAAGTGAGACAGTAATTGATTGAATACAATACGAAATGTACatacaaatattcaaacattacATCTGCATAAACATTTTTGAACTTTTAACAACTTATTGTACTTAAGAACAGAAATCTAAAACAATTCTTTCATATACTAAATTCTTGGGGTGTCTATGCATTGTGCATAACTTAAAGCACCATAACTTAAATtgactaattaaatttaatgtacttATGCATGATTGATGTCTTTGAGAATATTCTGGTCCTTGATTTAAAGatatttagataaattattatcaaacaatATTATGCTAATCTATTAACTCCATTGAACTAATGAACAAATGctccatatattattatgattctgTTATCTTTGATTTACCGTTCAGTTTGCCGAGCTGACCTAACATAAGGacagtattaattaaattttctgaGTAAATACGTTGATTTGTTTCCATTCTTCTCAGTTTCTGGACAACATATTTGGAGAAAAATTCCAGCTCATTTTCATTGCCTTGAATCCTTGGTTCATCCTCTAAACTCCGTTTACGTTTAGCCTCACGGGGGTTGGTGATATTATTCTTAGCTTTTCTTTTTGGGGACGGATTTCCCTTGCCATCACTACTTCCACTGTTGAAAAAACCTAGGTTCAGGTCTTCAGCCAGATCATTAGCTTCTTCCTCATTCAACTGTATAGTTAGATCATCTGGCACTGTTACCATAGGAACATGGTTTTCAGAAAATATAGGGGAAGGTAGGAATGATACTCGTTTTCGTACTTTTACTGCTGAATGCTTTGGTTTAGCAATGGATGTATCTTCAGCAGTAGCTCCTACTGTATGTCTTCGGTTTGACTTCTGTTTTGTTGATTCTGAGTTGTGAAGACGGCTTACCGATTGTTTGTTGCTCCAGAAGTTTACCTTGATCTTTTGCTTAGGTTTAGGTTTCTGTTCAACAGGCTTTGGTTTATTTAAGACAGTGGGGAATTTGTACCGAATATTATCATCCTCAtctttaactttttcagttttctTGAGTTTCGGTGATTTAGCATTATTGTTAAAGAAGTTAGTGTTCAACTTGTACCTTACTGTCTCATCTTCTGATTCATAGCCATTTTTCTTAGAAGATTTATCAGTTGATGCAGATTTCATTGTTTTGATGATATGATTAGCTCTTTAGTATCAGTACAAGATTAACAGTCTTTTACAGCACCTggaatgaaacaaaaataaaatcaatgaatAAGGTAGTATCACGTttcactataaaaatataacgtagTCAACGCCAACTTCATTTCAAATGtagaacagtttaagtaattagACATTTCGCGTAGGTTTCGGCAGTGTTTCCCGCCCAAACATTTGTCAACAACATCATGTAAATAAAGCTGTTATCATAACACAAAAGTCAATAACCTTGAGCATTAAGAGAAAATAAACACgtgttaatttaaattgtaatgattTATGCCCCATACCGTTTCTATTAATGGCAAGGAAATAGAAGATAATAATGTTTTGAGGTTATGCGacgtttacatt
This Spodoptera frugiperda isolate SF20-4 chromosome 20, AGI-APGP_CSIRO_Sfru_2.0, whole genome shotgun sequence DNA region includes the following protein-coding sequences:
- the LOC118281949 gene encoding uncharacterized protein LOC118281949; amino-acid sequence: MKSASTDKSSKKNGYESEDETVRYKLNTNFFNNNAKSPKLKKTEKVKDEDDNIRYKFPTVLNKPKPVEQKPKPKQKIKVNFWSNKQSVSRLHNSESTKQKSNRRHTVGATAEDTSIAKPKHSAVKVRKRVSFLPSPIFSENHVPMVTVPDDLTIQLNEEEANDLAEDLNLGFFNSGSSDGKGNPSPKRKAKNNITNPREAKRKRSLEDEPRIQGNENELEFFSKYVVQKLRRMETNQRIYSENLINTVLMLGQLGKLNGKSKITES